AATTTTTCATATCAAACAAGATAGTTTTACAAAAGTTGCCAAGCTCAATTAAAAAATAGTACTATTTGGTCTTTGAAACCAGCAGTCATTTTCTTTCCTGTTGAATCATTGAGGTGGTTCCTACAGCTTCCTGTATCTCTGTCATGTATTGTGCCTCAATGTTGGTCTGACAGACAGAGACTGAAAGCATCCCCTGGGGCTATTTTTATCCCTTCAGACACACTGAGCTATAGTTTCCTCGAACAAAGAAACACGCAATAACCAACGCCGTAAAAATGTCCGTATTGGCATCAGCAGTTCCATGATAATGTAACTGCCACTGAAAGCTTTTTTGCAAATATGGAGAAATAATTAGCTGAGCTGTGTTTATTGGAGTAGTAGTAAATTGCTCCTACAGAGCAGAGATACTGACCTAAGGTCAGTTTAACAtttcctcttcctggggttaagCTCATGTTTTGTGTCTGGTGTGGTCTCCAACCCGGAGCTCGTTGTGTCTGTGGTTCTGGTGTGGACTTGTTAGTGTGGAAACATGGCAGAGATGGTTGAGATGTCTGGATCAGGTATGTGTTTTGGTCTGTCTCCAACTGCTGTGCCGGGTGTGCTGCTGCACTGCTCTACAGAAGCCACTGAAGATCCAGGGCAACGGGAAGCTAGTCCAAACAACCTGTAATACTAGGGAGGAATGGAGTAAAGACACATGATGGGGGTGGATAGCAACAGAGGAGAAGGAATATAAACAAAGGATTACATGATGAAATGTTGGACTTGAGTCATATGATTGATTCAGGGTTCCATGGCCATCTGGATAGCAGAAGATTGTCTTGACTATATGTCAACTGcttccacatcccaacccacaCAAGAAGATGTCTCTTGACGCGATTGCTTTTCTACATTTCAAGTTTGTCTTGGTTCATCTTTTTAACATGCCCTGGATTTCAACAAAGCCAGACAAAAAATTATTGATTTACAATCCCTGGTTAAGAAAAGATCAACTCGAAGAAAAACTCCACCTTTCTTTCTCCTTTTAGTCTCAATCCCCTTCTgaatagtgcattcggaaagtattcagaccccttccctttttccacattttgttacgttacagccttattctaaaatggattaaatacagtgccttgcgaaagtattcggcccccttgaactttgcgaccttttgccacatttcaggcttcaaacataaagatacaaaactgtatttttttgtgaagaatcaacaacaagtgggacacaatcatgaagtggaacgacatttattggatatttcaaacttttttaacaaatcaaaaactgaaaaattgggcgtgcaaaattattcagcccctttactttcagtgcagcaaactctctccagaagttcagtgaggatctctgaatgatccaatgttgacctaaattactaataaatgactgataaatacaatccacctgtgtgtaatcaagtctccgtataaatgcacctgcactgtgatagtctcagaggtccgttaaaagcgcagagagcatcatgaagaacaaggaacacaccaggcaggtccgagataccgttgtgaagaagtttaaagccggatttggatacaaaaagatttcccaagctttaaacatcccaaggagcactgtgcaagcgataatattgaaatggaaggagtatccgaccactgcaaatctaccaagacctggccgtccctctaaactttcagctcatacaaggagaagactgatcagagatgaggccaagaggcccatgatcactctggatgaactgcagagatctacagctgaggtgggaaactctgtccataggacaacaatcctaTGGATATCCAATCCaatgtatattgcacaaatctggcctttatggaagtgtggcaagaagaaagccatttcttaaagatatccataaaaagtgtcgtttaaagtttgccacaagccacctgggagacacaccaaacatgtggaagaaggtgctctggtcagatgaaaccaaaattgaactttttggcaacaatgcaaaacgttatgtttggcgtaaaagcaacacagctgaacacaccatcgccactgtcaaacatggtggtggcagcatcatggtttgggcctgcttttcttcagcagggacagggaagatacaggaccattctggaagaaaacctgatggagtctgcaaaagacctgagactgggacggagatttgtcttccaacaagacaatgatccaaaacataaagcaaaatctacaatggaatggttcaaaaataaacatatccaggtgttagaatggccaagtcaaagtccagacctgaatccaatcgagaatctgtggaaagaactgaaaactgctgttcacaaatgctctctatccaacctcactgagctcaagctgttttgcaaggaggaatgggaaaaatgttcagtctctcgatgtgcaaaactgatagggacataccccaagcgacttacagctgtaatcgcagcaaaaggtggcgctacaaagtattaacttaagggggctgaataattttgcacgcccaatttttcagtttttgatttgttaaagaagtttgaaatatccaataaatgtcgttccacttcatgattgtgtcccacttgttgttgattcttcacaaaaaaatacagttttatatctttatgtttgaagcctgaaatgtggcaaaaggtcgcaaagttcaagggggccgaatactttcgcaaggcactgtatgtttttttcctcatcaatctacacacaatagcccataatgacaaagcaaaaataggtttttagaatcTTTCGCAAAtgtatcatccttgagatgtttctacaacttgattgaagcccgcctgtggtaaattcaatagattagacatgatttggaaaggcacacacctgtttatataaggtcccacagttgacaatgcatgtcagagcaaaaaccaagccattactcgaaggaattgtctgtagagctccaagacaggattgtgttgaggcacagatctgggaaagggtagcaaaacatttctgcagcattgaaggtccccaagaacacagtggcctccatcattcttagatagaataagtttggaacctccaagacacttcctagagctggccatctggccaaactgagcaatcgggggagaagggccttggtcagggaggtgaccaagaacctgatggtcactctgacagagctctccagagttcctctgtggagatgggaaagtttttcagaaggacaaccatctctgctgcactccaccaatcagacctttatgggagagtgccagacgtaagccactcctcagtaaaaggcacatgacagcccacttggagtttgagtggccagccagagcctgaacttgaacccaatcgaacatctctggagagacctgaaaatagctgtgcagcgacgctccccaaccaacctgtcagaacttgagaggatctgcagagaagaatgggagaaactccaagtgtgccaagctttttgcgtcatacccaagaagactctaggctggaATTGTCAGAATGGTGGGTGTAAGCTGGTGTATgcagtcaggcacaggagagcagagaatTGGGAGCAATGTAACTTTACTCAGAATAATGAACGGTGCAAGGTAAAACAATAGACTTGcccaaacacaaaacacacaaacatcAACTTCTACGCACGGGCAAGAAACAGCACCCGTCGAAATAACCAGTCACCAACATACCGAACATGACATAAAACAATCCCTCACAAcaccatgggggaaacagagggttaaatacatgaacaATAATTATGGGAATGAAAAACAGGTGTGTagaaacaaagaaaaaacaaatggaaaatgaaaagtggatcaacgatggctagaagaccggcgacgctGACCGGCGACGCTGaccaccgagcgccgcccgaacaaggagaggaaccgacttcggctgAAGTTGTGacagtaatcactgccaaaggtgcttcaacaaagtactgagtaaagggtctgaatagttctGAATAGTTATTTCtaacacatttgcaaaaaacTGTTTCTgatttgtcaatatggggtattgtgtgtagattgatgagggaaaaaaacgattgaatgcagtttagaataaggctttaacataacaaaatgtggaaaaggggaaggggtctgaatacatttccaaatgcactgtatatttttagAGGGGGCCCACTggacacagacgtcaattcaacatctattcttgttggttccaagtaatttcattgaaatgacgtggaaacaacattgatttaacCAGTGTGTGCCAAGTGGGAGGAGATCATCAGGGTGAAGAGAAACGCAGACAAAACTTATCTTTTGATTATTTCTGAATTCTGGATATACAAGCATTTTGATGGATTTTTGGCCTCCTAAATATGACAATAAAATGCTGACTGTGGCCTTGTcagaaaatcaaataaaatggtatttgtcacgtgccaagTAGACTTTACtctgaaatgcttgcttacgagcccttcctaACGATGCAGAGTTTTTAATatttatatacatacatattAAGATAAGAGGAATAGAATATACAATAATGAAGCTAGAAAGAGGaagtactcatccttcttccaaTCAAAGTCATGAACGTGTAATAAAACGAGGGACTATTTCATTTCTTTCGGATCAGGATGCGAAGGAATTAACTGGGCCAAAGAAGTTTCACAATGACATGTCCAGGAGTGGAATGTTAATTaactttcaattgactgatttcctcatatgaactataactcagtaaaatctttgaaacggtggcatgttgtgtttatatttttgttcagtatacttgcAAATGGGAGGTTATAAATCATTGAATATGTTACCTGTGCGTGCCTAAAGTGATGGGATCTTAATTCCCTGTCTATTTTCCTGCTCTGAACCCCAAAATGTCAGTCAGTGTCAGGCCAGTTGCAGCTCCTCCCTGAGGGCATTAGGGTCCCTGCAGCAAACTGTGTTGCTGTGGGGATGAAAGCCATAGTGAATGGCTCCAGAtgcatctgtccctctctctcccaaatCCAGTTATTGGACGCTAATGATAATAGTGCTGACTGAATCTGTGAGGGGAAATTGCAGGGTTTATATGTCCTGGTGGGCAGACAGTGGCGATATGAGGGCTATTACATTAATAATGCAAGAGGATCCTGCCCTGGTGGCTTGATTTACGGTTGGAATGAGCAACAGGTTGACTATGATTGTTGACTTTCTTTACTTTTTGATATTACTGGTAAAATCTTGAAGCGCCACAGTGCTCTGGTTTAGGCAGAGACGAGCTGTAGAAAACTACTTTGAAATCTCAAGAaatggaacacacacaaacacacaaacctcACACCAAAATaacttctctctgtgtctctctgtaggtATCTCCATGCCCATCCCTGTCCTAGGCCTGCGGGACCACACAAAGGTATTTAAAGATGGCAGCTGCCTGCTGACAGATGACAGTTTCGTCCTGGTAGGCTCCTTCGTGGCCTTCTTCGTCCCCCTCACCATCATGGTGGTCACCTACTTCCTCACCATCAGCGCCCTGCAGAATGAGGCTACACTCTGCCTGGACCAGCTGGTGCCCAGGCCCAAGTGGAGTGCCACCCTGACCCTGGGATTCTTCCCACAGTCCTCGCTCTCCTCAGAGAAGCTCTTCTTCAGGCGTTCGCTCAGCCGTGACacgagaggggtgggaggaggggtTGGCGGGGCTGGGGTGGACCCGCGGTACGGGCGTCGTACCATGCAGTCAATCAGCAATGAGCAGAAGGCCACCAAGGTCCTGGGTGTGGTCTTCTTCTTGTTCGTGGTCATGTGGTGTCCCTTCTTCATCACCAATGTGCTGGCAGTGGTGTGCAACCCCATGAACTGTGACCCGTGGGTGATGGGGGGGCTGCTGAACGTGTTCGTGTGGGTGGGATACCTCTCCTCAGCCGTCAACCCTCTGGTATACACTCTGTTCAACAAAACGTATCGTGCAGCCTTCTCCCGCTACGTACGCTGCCAGTACAGCCCAGAGAAGAAGCCTCTGCAGCTCATGTTGGTTAATACCATCCCTCCACTGGCCTACAACTCCACCCACCTGCCCCTGGAGGAAATAGGGTCCCTCAGGAATGGGGCCCACAGTGGTGGAGGACCAAATCAAACTCAGACAACGACAAGGCACCCAGGGACCAagatgagagcatcagctgtgtGAGAGGTTGTGAGCCTGTGAGGACTGAATCTCCCATAATCCTAGTGAGATCTGCTGTGTTTTGATCACGATCTCGCCTTGTTTCCTGAAGGAAATCTTGGGAACGGAGGTTCCTGTGCTGGAATGTGTTCAGTAGCTCTGTGGTGAGACTCATGCCAGAGAGGAATATGTGAAGAGAGAGGGTCCactcccatcaaaatctgtccacGCGCGAATACAGTGATAAGCTGTAGGAAGCAGGGagtacagagagaggaaaagacaCAACCTGCCTCACAAACACTTAAACTAGTTACACCAGAAGAGAACAACTGAGCTAAAGCAAAATTATCAGCAATAGCCAGGGGCCATGAGGGGATACATTTCCCCAAAATGTTCATACACATAGCCTGGATACCAGactgtttagctaacattccactccttgtgtGCCAAAGATGTTTCACAATGACACATCAAGGAGTGGATTATTAACTAAACAGACTAGTACCTaagctacagtggcttgcgaaagtattcacccccttggcatttttcctattttgttgccttacaacctggaatttaaatagattttgggggggattgtatcatttgatttacacaacaagcctaccactttgaagatgcaaaatatttttattgtgaaacaaacaagaagtaagacagaaaaacagaaaacttgagcgtgcataacccCCCCCTggagcaaaactgctccagccccttcaagttggatgggttccactggtggacagctatctttaagtcataccgcagattctcaattggaattaggtctgggctttgactaggccattccaagacatttaaatgtttccccttaaaccactcaagtgttgctttagcagtatgcttagggtcattgtcctgctggaaagtgaatctccgtctcagtctcaaatctcttgaagactgaaacagttttccctcaataatttccctgtatttagcgccatccatcattccttcaattctgaccagtttcccagtccctgccgatgaaaaacatacctacagcatgatgctgccaccaccatgcttcactttggggatggtattctcagggtgatgagaggtgttgggtttgtgccagacatagtgttttccttgatggccaaaaagctcaattttagtctcatctaagttgagtaccttcttccatatgtttggggagtctcccacatgccttttggcgaacaccaaatgtgtctgcttatttttctctttaaacaatggctttttttctggccactcttccataaagcccagctctatggagtgtacggcttaaagtggtcctatggacagattctccaatctccgctgtggagctttccAGTTCCTTCAGGgatatctttggtctctttgttgcctctctgattaatgccctccttgcctggtccatgagttttggtgggcggccctctcttggcaggtttgttgtggtgccatattctttccattttttaataatggatttaatggtgatCTGTGAGATGCTCAAAgttttgtatgtttttttataacccaaccctgatctgtacttctccacaactttgtccctgacatgtttggagagcttcttggtcttcatggcgctgcttgcttggtggtgccctttgcctagtggtgttgcagattctggggcctttcagaaaagGTGGAAGTATACTCAGATCATGTgccacttaaataaagtccacctgtgtgcaatctaactaattatgtgacttctgaaggtaatttgttgcaccagatcttatttacgGGTTAcaaagcaaagggggtgaatacatatacatgcaccacttttctaattgttgttttttaaatttcactaCACCAATTtggctattttgtgtatgtccattacatgaaatccaaataaataaaataaaaataaaataattaaaatttgtttaaattacaggttgtaatgcaacaaaataggaaaaatgtcaagggggtgaatacgtttGTAAGGAACTGTTTCATACAccatatacaaatatatatatttgtgtaaaTACATTGTGCCCATCCGTAAAtaaatgtgtgtatttttgttGTCGTTACCCGAAGATACGGAGCtaatttttgtattttcttgtgTTTCCCTCATGCAGTATAAAGATACAGAAATGTGTATAGGTGGGATGTAGGCTAATGAagatgtacactaccattcaaaagtttggcgtcacttggaaatgtccttgtttttgaaagaaaagctaactttttgtccattaaaagcctgtaattgaacccacaaattctgatctCCAGGTACTCAACTCGTCTAAAgatggccagttttattgcttcttaaatcagaacaacatttttcagctgtggtaacataattgcaaaagggttttcaatgatcaattagccttttaaaattatagacttggattagctaatacaatgtgtcattggaacacaggagtgatggttgctgataatgggcctctgtacgcctatatagatattccattaaaaaaaatcagccgtttccagctacaatagtcatttacaacattaacaatgtctgcactgtatttctgatcaatttgatgttattttaatggacaaaaagttagcttttctttaaaaaaacaagaacatttctaagtgacaccaaacttttgaatggtagtgtatatgttGACAGATTCCTAGGCATAGTTCAGGGGGCTAAAGGACCTTCCTTTTAAAGGTGTGGGACTCATTTGCACTGAGAGTTGTTGTACCTATGGTTGATGTGATCTGTTATAACCCCTCCCTCTTTTTCATAGGGAACCCACCATCGCCACTCTACCACCAGTTCCTCTGATCTCAACCCCACTCAAGCATTGAACTGATGCTTCTTTTTGAAACATAGACTATGTTGATGTTGCCTGGGTGACCACTTTAACTCCGACGGAGAGAGATCTGTGTATTTTATGGAGTCTATTTTTTTTCTTGACCCAAATGAGAATTTGTTTTTTTTCCGATTAAAGTAAACTAGAAATGTAAGCCTTTATGAGTGTGTGGGGGTCATTTTAGTGTGTACGTCTGACAGGTCAAAGCAgacctgtttttttttaaactgcagaCCAAGGAGAAGCAAAGTGTCTAAGTGTGTGGTCAATGTTCATTTTTGTCACGTAAAAATGAACATCTCTTTTAGGAGTTTTATCCCCCAAATCTCAGGGGATAAAActtgttttacacacacacacatacaccattcACTGTCATCATTACCCATCTCTAAACCCACCTGTCATGCTCCCCAATCCCTCTTTATTGAAATTACCCAACTTCCACTAAATGATTCACGAAGCCATCAGCCCTGATCATTATAACTTCTTCACCATTTAAAATCATACTTGGGTGATCCATCAACAGACATAGAAATGGGTAATTAGCCAGGAAGAAAAAAGCTAATGTCATGGGATCATGAGGATATTCTCACAGGGAAATAATAAAAAAAGCCCAATTAAAACAAGTTGAAGCCTAACATAACTACATAACATAAACATGAAAAACAACAAAGGCAATTCCCAGCCTGGAGACAGGGGCCAGATGGTCCTTCCTGTCTTACATCATGACACGGCCACCTAAGGTAATGTTAAGAGGAGTAAAAGAAGGGGGTACAGGGGTTTCATTTAAGTCTCATTAATTAAATTATTATTTGGGAATTCCTTCAGTAGCTGGGTGGGGAGAAGGATGGATTAATCAGaaatgtgaggagagagggaaggagagaggagaaagggtaTGGTAGGCTCCTATTCCAGTCTCCATGGTTTCTTTTAGGGACTGAGCTTGTGTCAGTCTAGAGTGGTACTGATTAAGAATGAGGAGAAAGGAGCGTAAGAGACCTAGAGCAACTGAAAACGGGAAAACAAGACAGTcagtgggatggagggaagaatgagagagagagtgagagatgctGTCAGAGTGCTGGCTACTGTGACCCTAGTGTCAATCATAATGGTGGACAGGTGATGGGTTTTTAACCAGGCTGAGGTGTTTATCCTTTACTTCAATAAGCCTTTGAAAATGTTCTCACAGATACTGTTTCTATCAAGGGCTTTAATCTCTAATTCATCTCATTCAAGCTGTTTTtctgcttttttgttgttgtgtatttGGTTTGAATTTTCACAGCAGCAGAGCAGTTTAATCGATTCCTTTTAATCTTTCGCCATAAGACAAATGAAAAAGAAAGTCATATTGAAGTGCTTGGAGTAGGTATTAATATCAGTATGGATTTTATGATGAAAAAATATCAATATGCATTTTAATACACCTCAATGGGCAATGTTTGATCTCAGCAATGAGATATAACTGAAAAACAGAGTGGAATTTGAAACAGCTTAGAAAACCAAAACAATTCAGACCAAATTCGCAGTTGTGCCATTTGCAGTATTGGTAGGAATTTCAGTCACTTGGTACTCTCCATATCCACTTCGCATATTGCACATATCTTGAGTTCCACGGCTGTCATAATAAGAACAATTCCGCCTTCACTCTCTGGCCTATGGCAGTCATCGACCGGCAGTCCTACATCATGAGGTGGAATGTATTTGATTATGAGGCACACGGTACATCTCAATGTGGCAACAACCAATGAAGTCATTGTTAGCAGTGGGCAGTTTGATTGTTTGGTTACATCTTCAAGGGAGTGGGTGCGAGTTAGCAGACACATATAActcggtacacacacacacacacacgcacgcaggcacacactcacacataaacCACAATCCATTTATGGAGGTCATTGGCGTCTTTGTCAGGTAGGTAATTTAACACAAACCTTTAATCAGGCCAGTGTGTTTCACTCTGTCTTCAATGCTCAACAGTTAGAAGAGGAGCATCACTTTGTTCACACATGGTTCAAAGAGAAGGAAAACAGTAAAGATTTACTCTCGGCCCATATTGGCCCATCAAAGGCTACACCAACTGAACCAAACAGACACCACAACCACTGAGTGGCGAGTCCTAATGTCACCTGCATACTAGGCTTGGTTTTCTCCTAGCAGAACTCAGCTAGGCAAAGTGAACATCTGTGCTTCGTATACTCCCTTAAAAAGGCCTTTGCTTGAAAAACGAGAATAAAgaggcaatagtactgtttgtccctcttgagaAGCCgaagccagtatacacttcctcaaattAGTCTGTATTAAATcgaagataactcaagaaatctggaATTCATTTGGATGTTTTTTCAGAGTTCTTAAATCGCACAAATTTACATTaactatactgaataaaaatataaatgcaacatgcaacaatttcaaagattttactgagctacagttcataa
The genomic region above belongs to Oncorhynchus mykiss isolate Arlee chromosome 3, USDA_OmykA_1.1, whole genome shotgun sequence and contains:
- the LOC110520346 gene encoding 5-hydroxytryptamine receptor 2A codes for the protein MNLHGNVSELISSAVRAITLPSFDPEPDPWPNGPERLLGNESMNFSNGCNGNDGGNVHDFGNWTHSGKVYSDEARILASSQCVKGMKAVDKNWAALLILAVIAVTVTGNILVIIAVSLEKKLQNATNYFLMSLAVADMLLGILVMPISMVTILYDHWWPLPSDLCPIWIYLDVLFSTASIMHLCAISLDRYIAIRNPLHHSRFNSRTKARLKIMAVWTISVGISMPIPVLGLRDHTKVFKDGSCLLTDDSFVLVGSFVAFFVPLTIMVVTYFLTISALQNEATLCLDQLVPRPKWSATLTLGFFPQSSLSSEKLFFRRSLSRDTRGVGGGVGGAGVDPRYGRRTMQSISNEQKATKVLGVVFFLFVVMWCPFFITNVLAVVCNPMNCDPWVMGGLLNVFVWVGYLSSAVNPLVYTLFNKTYRAAFSRYVRCQYSPEKKPLQLMLVNTIPPLAYNSTHLPLEEIGSLRNGAHSGGGPNQTQTTTRHPGTKMRASAV